In Penaeus vannamei isolate JL-2024 chromosome 14, ASM4276789v1, whole genome shotgun sequence, one DNA window encodes the following:
- the LOC113805326 gene encoding facilitated trehalose transporter Tret1-like, with the protein MASSTLSLIYSNRPHRLTQVVATMIVALGPLATGLGKGYSSPALASMKTTPSTNGTHSHDFSITPEQGSWIASLSLLGAFFGGIPGGLAMRLGRKSVLAVVALPFALSWFLTVFASSVYMVYASSFMCGICSAVVSLVTPVYISEIAHPEIRGCLCSVAKLTANVGMLLSFLLGVYLDWRQLAMVASIAPALLFLCLMLIPETPSYLLYRGRDEDAATSLSWLRGGLDISQELETMRANIEAMREESEVTCYREWRRDLIKPVLITCGLMVFQKFSGANAFNFYAVPILREAFVGINPYSAAVVVGLLQILAGMVSSVLIDTVGRLPLLIVSNILMSTALAGFGTFLYVTGGNGVNAGGLDWIPLTCALIFQVAFALGISPISWIYIGELFPLKHRGLGAIANSVSYACSFASVKTFVDFHLLLGLHGAFWLYAGISVVGLIFTVVLVPETKGRGLQEMQEKYTPTEKYTPIYNEQGTNNKLIP; encoded by the exons ATGGCGAGTTCAACTTTAAGTCTAATATATAGTAATCGACCCCATCGGTTAACTCAG GTCGTAGCCACGATGATCGTGGCGCTGGGCCCCCTGGCGACGGGCCTGGGCAAGGGCTactcctcgcccgccctcgcctccaTGAAGACGACGCCCTCGACGAACGGCACGCACTCGCACGACTTCTCGATCACGCCCGAGCAGGGCTCCTGGATCGCGTCCTTGTCCCTGCTCGGCGCCTTCTTCGGCGGCATTCCCGGAGGCCTGGCCATGCGGCTGGGGCGGAAGAGCGTGCTGGCCGTGGTGGCGCTGCCCTTCGCGCTCTCGTGGTTCCTGACGGTGTTCGCCTCCAGCGTGTACATGGTGTACGCCTCGTCGTTCATGTGCGGCATCTGCTCCGCCGTGGTGTCGCTGGTCACGCCCGTCTACATCAGCGAGATCGCGCACCCCGAGATCCGAGGCTGCCTGTGCTCCGTCGCCAAGCTGACGGCCAACGTGGGCATGCTGCTCTCCTTCCTGCTGGGCGTGTACCTCGACTGGCGGCAGCTCGCCATGGTGGCCTCCATCGCGCCCGCGCTGCTCTTCCTGTGCCTCATGCTCATCCCCGAGACGCCCAGCTACCTCCTGTACCGCGGGCGCGACGAGGACGCCGCCACGTCGCTCTCCTGGCTCCGCGGAGGACTCGACATCTCGCAGGAACTGGAGACGATGCGGGCGAACATCGAGGCCATGAGGGAGGAGTCGGAGGTCACGTGCTACCGCGAGTGGCGCCGCGACCTCATCAAGCCCGTCCTCATCACCTGCGGCCTCATGGTCTTCCAGAAATTCAGCGGCGCCAACGCCTTCAACTTTTACGCCGTGCCCATCCTGCGGGAGGCCTTCGTCGGGATCAACCCCTACAGCGCCGCCGTGGTCGTGGGGCTCCTCCAGATCCTGGCAGGAATGGTGTCGTCCGTCCTGATCGACACGGTGGGCAGACTCCCGCTGCTCATCGTGTCGAACATCCTGATGTCGACGGCCCTGGCCGGCTTCGGCACGTTCCTCTACGTCACGGGGGGCAACGGGGTCAACGCCGGCGGCCTCGACTGGATCCCCCTGACCTGCGCCCTCATCTTCCAGGTCGCCTTCGCCCTGGGCATCTCCCCGATCTCCTGGATCTACATCGGCGAGCTCTTCCCGCTCAAGCACCGCGGCCTCGGCGCCATCGCCAACTCCGTCAGCTACGCCTGCTCCTTCGCGAGCGTCAAGACCTTCGTGGACTTCCACCTGCTGCTGGGGCTCCACGGGGCCTTCTGGCTGTACGCTGGCATCTCCGTCGTCGGCCTCATCTTCACGGTGGTCCTCGTGCCCGAGACGAAGGGCCGAGGCCTCCAGGAGATGCAGGAGAAGTACACGCCCACCGAAAAGTACACCCCGATATACAACGAGCAGGGAACAAATAACAAATTAATACCGTAG